In Aridibaculum aurantiacum, the following proteins share a genomic window:
- a CDS encoding S9 family peptidase, with product MRIFLSFLFIITFWQVSFSQNNANKANYQQAARFSTKRLEKMVFSTSVDPHWLKLSDRFWYEYETPSGKRWYIVDPSKAQKRPMFDNAKLAAELTKIVKDPFDEQHLPIDSLRFIKDENWIQFEVKSTEEVEKKDSTAKKGTPPVKERKVHYFEYNLNTHQLVELSEFKKPKRNPRWASVSPDGQTIVFAKNYNLYWMDKANYEKALQNEDDSTIVENQLTKNGIEYFGFGNIMNETNVDVEKNKKKRHPERILWSPDSKHFAVLKQDERNVKELWVINSVAEPRPTLETYKYHMPGEKEAPVDYLLLFDVATKTNKELPVKQFKDQSLGLWPAPAKVSSRDDDLRPSIWLGNNNNFYFTRTSRDLKRIDICQVDINTGTVKPLIEERMNTYVETRRLGVANGGNDLIHWSERDGWAHFYLYDGNGKLKNQITSGSFHCENIVGIDDARRVLYFTANGREANEDPYYLHLYRVNFDGSGLRLLNAGEFEHSSSMNDNNRFFVDNYSRVNTVPRSALYNAEGRKVMDLETADLSSLFAAGYKFPEIFKVKADDGVTDLYGVMYKPFDFDSTRTYPVVAYVYPGPQTEAVTKSFSRPSARIDRLAQVGLVVVTVGNRGGHPSRSKWYHNYGYGNLRDYGLADKKAAIEQLADRYKYIDADRVGIHGHSGGGFMSTAAMLVYPDFFKVAVSGAGNHDNSIYNRWWSEKHHGVKEVVSDKGDTTFLYNIDKNQDLVKNLKGRLMLVHGDIDNNVHPANTIRVANALIKANKRFDMMLMPGQRHGFATMDEYFFWLLADYYSKWLIGDFSQPVDMEQINRDIPATGTPATRRGR from the coding sequence ATGCGTATTTTTCTCTCGTTTCTTTTCATTATTACCTTCTGGCAAGTAAGCTTTTCGCAAAACAATGCCAACAAAGCCAACTACCAGCAAGCAGCACGTTTTAGTACAAAACGTTTGGAGAAGATGGTTTTCTCCACTTCCGTAGACCCGCATTGGTTAAAATTATCTGACCGCTTTTGGTACGAGTACGAAACACCATCAGGAAAGCGATGGTATATCGTGGATCCATCCAAGGCGCAGAAGCGTCCAATGTTTGACAATGCTAAGCTGGCAGCAGAACTAACCAAGATCGTAAAAGATCCTTTTGATGAGCAGCACCTGCCTATAGACAGCCTGCGTTTTATAAAAGATGAGAACTGGATACAGTTTGAAGTAAAGAGCACTGAAGAGGTTGAAAAAAAGGATTCTACAGCCAAGAAAGGCACGCCTCCTGTAAAAGAAAGGAAGGTGCATTATTTTGAATACAACCTAAACACCCATCAACTGGTGGAGTTATCAGAGTTCAAGAAGCCAAAGAGAAATCCACGTTGGGCATCGGTTTCTCCTGATGGGCAAACAATCGTTTTTGCTAAAAACTACAACCTGTACTGGATGGATAAAGCCAATTATGAAAAGGCTTTGCAGAACGAGGATGACAGCACTATTGTAGAGAATCAACTTACTAAGAACGGCATCGAATACTTTGGTTTTGGAAACATCATGAACGAGACCAATGTAGATGTGGAGAAGAATAAAAAGAAACGTCACCCAGAGCGTATTCTTTGGTCGCCAGACTCCAAACATTTTGCTGTACTAAAGCAAGATGAAAGAAATGTAAAAGAACTGTGGGTGATAAATAGCGTAGCTGAACCACGCCCAACATTGGAAACATACAAGTATCATATGCCAGGTGAAAAAGAAGCACCTGTAGATTACCTGTTGCTGTTTGATGTAGCTACTAAAACCAACAAAGAACTACCAGTAAAGCAGTTCAAAGACCAGTCATTAGGCTTGTGGCCTGCACCTGCTAAAGTAAGTTCACGTGACGATGACTTACGTCCATCTATCTGGTTAGGAAACAACAACAACTTCTACTTTACCCGCACCAGCCGCGACCTGAAGCGTATCGACATTTGCCAGGTGGACATCAACACAGGCACGGTAAAACCGCTGATAGAAGAAAGAATGAACACCTATGTTGAAACAAGAAGATTGGGTGTTGCTAATGGCGGAAATGATCTTATTCACTGGAGTGAAAGAGATGGCTGGGCACATTTTTACCTGTACGATGGAAATGGAAAACTGAAGAACCAGATTACTTCAGGCAGTTTCCATTGCGAGAATATAGTTGGTATAGACGATGCCAGACGTGTTTTATACTTTACAGCTAATGGAAGAGAGGCAAATGAAGATCCTTATTACCTGCACCTTTACAGGGTAAATTTTGATGGCTCTGGATTACGTTTATTAAATGCCGGTGAGTTTGAACACTCCAGCAGCATGAACGACAACAACAGGTTCTTTGTTGACAACTACTCAAGAGTAAATACAGTTCCGCGATCAGCTTTGTACAATGCAGAAGGAAGAAAGGTGATGGACCTGGAAACTGCAGATCTTTCATCATTGTTTGCTGCCGGCTACAAGTTCCCTGAGATCTTTAAAGTAAAAGCTGATGATGGCGTAACTGACCTGTACGGCGTTATGTACAAGCCATTTGACTTTGATAGCACAAGGACTTATCCTGTTGTTGCATATGTTTATCCCGGTCCACAAACAGAGGCGGTAACAAAATCTTTTAGCAGGCCGAGTGCACGAATAGACAGGCTGGCTCAGGTAGGATTGGTAGTAGTAACTGTAGGAAACCGTGGTGGTCATCCAAGCCGTTCTAAATGGTATCACAACTATGGCTATGGCAATCTTCGCGATTATGGTTTAGCAGATAAAAAAGCAGCTATAGAGCAACTTGCGGATCGTTATAAGTATATAGACGCTGACCGTGTTGGTATACATGGGCACTCTGGTGGTGGCTTCATGAGTACTGCAGCTATGCTAGTTTACCCTGACTTTTTTAAAGTAGCTGTATCTGGTGCAGGCAACCATGACAACTCTATCTACAATCGTTGGTGGAGCGAAAAACATCATGGTGTGAAAGAAGTGGTAAGCGACAAAGGCGATACTACCTTCTTGTATAACATTGATAAGAACCAGGACCTGGTGAAGAACCTGAAAGGCAGGCTGATGCTGGTACATGGCGATATTGACAACAACGTTCACCCGGCTAATACCATACGTGTAGCCAATGCTCTTATCAAAGCAAATAAGCGCTTCGATATGATGCTAATGCCTGGACAACGCCATGGATTTGCAACTATGGACGAATACTTTTTCTGGCTACTGGCTGACTACTATAGTAAGTGGCTGATTGGAGATTTCTCCCAACCTGTAGATATGGAGCAAATCAACAGGGACATTCCAGCTACCGGAACACCGGCAACGAGAAGAGGACGATAA
- a CDS encoding DUF202 domain-containing protein, producing the protein MEQQKVNKDLILREKLALQRTVMANQRTFLSFIRTSLYFSIAGFSVGEILVVKHEDIIGFAFFGLSIILLIIGFYSYYVQRKKIEASRQHIGNYLLEYEEDV; encoded by the coding sequence ATGGAACAGCAAAAAGTGAACAAGGATCTGATACTAAGGGAGAAGCTGGCACTACAGCGAACGGTAATGGCTAATCAAAGAACTTTTCTATCATTTATCAGAACGTCCCTTTATTTCTCAATTGCTGGTTTTAGCGTAGGTGAAATATTAGTAGTAAAACATGAAGACATTATAGGGTTTGCTTTTTTTGGGCTTTCAATTATCCTGTTGATCATTGGATTTTACTCCTATTATGTACAGCGCAAAAAGATAGAAGCTAGCAGGCAGCATATTGGAAATTACCTGCTGGAATATGAGGAAGATGTTTGA
- a CDS encoding SOS response-associated peptidase, which translates to MCYYRGITIKNQDTLKINDVEKDLSQYDLQALVADGFNYGTTPVIVPKADCGWDIVQMEWGFLPHYLPNREAVEKFRRGYTDDKGKFHPPLTTLNAIGEELLLPNKMYRNAALRRRCLFISTCFYEWRHVYPLGKKGQPLKTPIKYPYQVRVKGEKDIHLVAGIWQTWTDKETGETIDTCSLVTTKANKLMEQIHNSKKRMPVILTDELAAEWISDDLTEERIAEIATFQYPAEQMEAWPIHKDFKNAHDPSEPFAYEDLPGLDDEPLIKPVTNQIGLGF; encoded by the coding sequence ATGTGTTATTACCGCGGAATTACCATTAAGAACCAGGATACTCTAAAGATAAATGATGTAGAAAAGGACCTGTCGCAGTACGACCTGCAAGCGCTGGTTGCCGATGGTTTCAATTATGGCACTACGCCTGTTATTGTTCCTAAAGCTGATTGTGGTTGGGATATAGTGCAGATGGAATGGGGTTTTTTGCCGCACTACTTGCCTAACCGCGAAGCAGTAGAAAAATTCAGGAGAGGTTATACCGATGACAAAGGAAAATTTCATCCTCCTCTTACAACACTGAATGCTATTGGTGAAGAATTGCTGCTGCCAAACAAGATGTACCGCAATGCTGCACTACGCCGGCGGTGCTTGTTTATCTCTACCTGCTTTTATGAATGGCGTCATGTATACCCGCTGGGTAAAAAAGGTCAGCCGCTTAAGACGCCAATAAAGTATCCATACCAGGTGCGGGTAAAAGGGGAGAAGGATATTCACCTCGTTGCAGGCATCTGGCAAACATGGACCGACAAAGAAACAGGCGAGACAATAGATACCTGCTCGTTGGTAACCACTAAAGCCAATAAGCTGATGGAGCAGATACATAATTCGAAGAAGCGGATGCCGGTAATACTAACAGATGAATTGGCAGCTGAATGGATCAGCGATGATTTAACGGAAGAGCGGATAGCAGAAATAGCAACTTTTCAATATCCTGCAGAGCAAATGGAGGCATGGCCAATTCACAAAGATTTCAAAAATGCTCATGATCCTTCTGAGCCTTTTGCTTATGAAGATCTTCCGGGTTTAGATGATGAACCTTTAATAAAACCAGTAACTAATCAAATTGGGCTAGGGTTTTAG
- a CDS encoding anthranilate synthase component II, which yields MKILIIDNYDSFTYNLVHLVEKITNTKVDVYRNDQVTLEKIGEYDKIILSPGPGIPSEAGLLLDVIRKYAATKSILGVCLGHQAIGEVFGGKLVNLDTVYHGIATPVRLTPSVAGEHPLFKGLPKTFEVGRYHSWIVANEDFPEQLEITAVDDNNLVMAMQHKEFDVQGVQFHPESILTPDGEKILKNWLEK from the coding sequence ATGAAGATCCTGATAATTGATAACTACGACAGCTTTACATACAACCTGGTACACCTGGTTGAGAAGATCACAAATACAAAAGTAGATGTATACCGCAACGACCAGGTAACGCTGGAAAAGATCGGTGAGTACGATAAGATCATCCTTTCTCCCGGCCCGGGGATCCCATCGGAAGCAGGACTGCTACTGGATGTGATCAGGAAGTATGCAGCTACAAAATCAATATTAGGTGTTTGCCTGGGACACCAGGCTATTGGTGAAGTTTTTGGAGGTAAGCTGGTAAATTTGGATACGGTCTATCATGGCATTGCTACTCCTGTTCGCCTGACACCCTCAGTTGCTGGTGAGCATCCATTGTTCAAAGGTTTACCTAAGACTTTTGAAGTAGGCCGCTATCATAGTTGGATAGTTGCCAATGAAGATTTCCCTGAACAACTGGAAATTACAGCCGTAGATGATAACAACCTGGTAATGGCAATGCAGCACAAAGAGTTTGATGTACAGGGTGTACAATTTCACCCGGAAAGTATTTTGACACCTGATGGCGAGAAGATATTGAAGAACTGGCTTGAGAAATAA
- a CDS encoding anthranilate synthase component I family protein, with translation MRPIQVETDCKKMLADVYTPVGIYLRLRDRFPGSVLLESTDFHASENNFSFICIQPIAGIEVTDNKSFEFKYPNEPVIRKKLSGKQAVVNELHQFLQRFQPVSKCEIPVAQGLFGYTTFDAIQFFEEGVAKHFEKDTSDTETAIPLMRYRMYQYVVAINHFKDELYLCENKIAGLESDREAILSLIRSKDVPSYPFEAKGEETSNMTDEAYIEMVKKGISSCHRGDVFQVVLSRRFSQQFTGDEFNVYRALRTVNPSPYLFYFDYIDYRLMGSSPESQLVINKNKAVVHPIAGTFKRTGNDEQDEQLAAKLLEDPKENAEHVMLVDLARNDLSRHASDVKVSSFRKVHYYSHVIHLVSEVQGTVQADSNPFELLASTFPAGTLSGAPKVRAMQIIKELEPTPRGFYGGAIGVIGFDGDVNHAIMIRSFLSKGNTLYSQAGAGVVAASNPTSELQEVNNKLNALKKAVERAGDIEE, from the coding sequence ATGAGACCAATACAAGTAGAAACGGATTGTAAAAAAATGCTGGCCGATGTATATACGCCCGTTGGCATTTACCTGCGGCTACGCGACCGCTTCCCGGGCAGCGTGCTGCTGGAAAGCACAGATTTCCATGCAAGCGAAAACAACTTCTCGTTCATCTGTATTCAACCTATAGCTGGTATAGAAGTTACCGATAACAAGTCATTCGAGTTTAAGTACCCGAACGAGCCGGTAATCCGCAAGAAGCTGTCGGGCAAGCAGGCTGTGGTAAACGAGCTGCACCAGTTCTTACAGCGGTTTCAGCCGGTAAGCAAATGCGAAATACCGGTAGCACAAGGTCTGTTTGGTTATACCACTTTTGATGCCATCCAGTTTTTTGAAGAAGGAGTAGCAAAGCATTTTGAAAAAGATACTTCAGATACAGAAACTGCTATTCCGCTGATGCGCTACCGTATGTACCAATACGTGGTCGCCATCAATCATTTTAAAGATGAACTGTACCTATGCGAGAACAAAATTGCCGGACTGGAGAGTGACAGGGAGGCTATTCTTTCGCTGATACGCAGTAAAGATGTGCCGTCCTATCCTTTTGAAGCCAAAGGAGAAGAAACATCAAACATGACTGATGAGGCTTATATAGAAATGGTGAAGAAAGGCATCAGCAGCTGTCATCGCGGCGATGTTTTCCAGGTGGTATTGAGCCGCCGCTTTAGCCAGCAATTTACTGGTGATGAGTTCAACGTATACCGTGCGCTGCGTACCGTCAATCCAAGTCCTTACCTGTTTTATTTTGATTACATCGATTATCGCCTAATGGGTTCCTCTCCGGAGAGCCAGCTGGTGATCAATAAAAACAAAGCCGTTGTTCACCCTATTGCCGGAACATTTAAGCGCACTGGTAATGATGAGCAGGATGAGCAATTGGCCGCAAAATTATTAGAAGATCCAAAGGAGAATGCTGAGCATGTAATGCTGGTGGATCTTGCCCGCAACGATCTTAGCCGCCATGCCTCCGATGTGAAAGTGTCGAGCTTTCGCAAGGTGCACTACTACTCGCATGTCATTCACCTTGTAAGCGAAGTGCAGGGAACGGTGCAGGCAGATAGCAATCCTTTTGAACTGTTAGCATCTACTTTTCCAGCAGGTACGCTGAGTGGCGCGCCTAAAGTTAGAGCCATGCAGATCATAAAAGAACTGGAGCCAACACCGCGTGGATTTTATGGTGGTGCCATTGGTGTGATAGGTTTTGATGGTGATGTAAACCATGCTATCATGATACGCTCATTTTTGAGCAAAGGCAACACCTTGTACTCTCAGGCCGGCGCCGGAGTGGTAGCAGCATCCAATCCTACCAGCGAACTGCAGGAAGTAAACAATAAATTGAACGCATTGAAAAAGGCAGTAGAAAGAGCGGGGGACATTGAAGAATAG
- a CDS encoding phosphoribosylanthranilate isomerase — protein sequence MKVKVCGITSIEQLHQLDELGVDYAGMIFYEKSARYVAGKLSADEVRTQKLQLKKVGVFVNAPLEEVLEQVAAYGLDLVQLHGKEDAEYSQQLQHHIPVVKALHVGKDETPATDEYAAADMLLFDTASKEYGGTGKKFNWQFFEQTTIAKPFFLSGGIAPGDVEAIASFARSGAAEKLYAIDINSRFETAPGVKDMDAISKFLQELKQQHVLKEH from the coding sequence ATGAAGGTTAAGGTTTGCGGCATTACTTCAATCGAACAACTGCACCAGTTAGATGAACTGGGTGTAGATTATGCCGGCATGATCTTCTATGAAAAGTCAGCACGCTATGTAGCTGGTAAGTTATCGGCAGATGAAGTACGCACTCAAAAACTGCAACTGAAAAAAGTAGGTGTATTTGTAAATGCACCGCTGGAAGAAGTTTTAGAACAGGTAGCAGCTTATGGCCTTGACCTGGTGCAATTACATGGAAAAGAAGACGCAGAATATTCCCAACAACTGCAGCATCATATTCCTGTTGTAAAAGCACTACATGTAGGCAAGGATGAAACACCTGCCACAGATGAATATGCAGCTGCTGATATGCTGTTATTTGATACTGCCAGTAAAGAATATGGTGGTACAGGTAAAAAGTTCAACTGGCAATTTTTTGAACAAACTACCATAGCAAAACCTTTCTTCCTAAGCGGTGGAATAGCACCCGGAGATGTAGAAGCCATTGCTTCTTTTGCAAGATCTGGGGCTGCAGAAAAATTGTATGCTATAGACATCAACAGCCGTTTTGAAACAGCACCCGGAGTAAAAGATATGGATGCAATAAGTAAGTTTTTACAAGAACTAAAACAGCAACATGTCCTTAAGGAACACTAA
- the trpD gene encoding anthranilate phosphoribosyltransferase has translation MKKILQKLFEHKTLSRAEAKEVLRNISAGLYNEHEITSFMTIYLMRSITIEELQGFRDALLELCVKVDMNGHKVLDIVGTGGDGKNTFNISTLSCFIVAGTGQKVVKHGNYGVTSISGASNVMQELGYVFKNDNAQLLEEVEIANICFLHAPLFHPALKAVGTIRKNLGVRTFFNMLGPLVNPALPEYQLVGVYNLEMARIYNYMLQQTGKPFTIIHSLDGYDEISLTDDTKVITNKGEKVMTPEQVGKRMVQPQDIYGGNSITEAAKLFVKILKGEGSWAQSSVVFANAAMALHSTGNYKSYNDAFDAAIESLESGKAYNCFQQLISMQKTA, from the coding sequence ATGAAGAAGATATTACAAAAGCTTTTCGAACATAAAACATTATCCCGCGCAGAGGCTAAAGAAGTGCTGCGGAATATTTCTGCCGGCTTGTACAACGAGCACGAGATCACATCGTTCATGACCATCTACCTCATGCGCAGCATTACCATCGAAGAGCTGCAAGGTTTCCGCGATGCACTGCTGGAGCTTTGTGTAAAGGTGGATATGAACGGGCACAAGGTACTTGACATAGTAGGTACCGGCGGCGATGGTAAGAACACCTTCAACATTTCAACGCTTTCTTGTTTCATAGTGGCAGGCACCGGGCAGAAAGTGGTAAAGCATGGCAATTACGGAGTAACATCTATCAGCGGCGCTTCTAACGTAATGCAGGAGCTGGGATACGTTTTCAAAAATGACAATGCTCAATTATTGGAAGAAGTAGAAATTGCAAATATCTGTTTCCTGCATGCACCCCTCTTCCACCCTGCTTTAAAAGCTGTAGGAACCATTCGTAAAAATCTTGGCGTTAGAACCTTCTTCAATATGCTTGGTCCATTGGTAAATCCTGCACTGCCGGAATACCAGCTGGTAGGCGTTTACAATCTTGAGATGGCGCGCATCTACAACTATATGCTGCAGCAAACCGGCAAGCCATTCACCATCATTCACAGCCTTGATGGCTACGATGAAATATCGCTTACCGACGACACGAAAGTGATAACCAACAAAGGTGAAAAAGTGATGACACCTGAACAGGTTGGAAAGCGTATGGTTCAGCCGCAGGATATATATGGCGGCAACTCAATAACAGAAGCGGCTAAATTATTTGTCAAAATTTTGAAAGGCGAAGGCTCATGGGCACAGAGCTCAGTGGTATTTGCCAACGCGGCAATGGCTTTGCACTCTACAGGTAATTATAAAAGTTATAATGATGCTTTTGATGCAGCAATCGAAAGCCTGGAAAGCGGCAAAGCTTATAACTGTTTCCAACAATTGATCAGCATGCAAAAAACAGCCTAA
- the trpA gene encoding tryptophan synthase subunit alpha: protein MSRIKELFQKKQKNILNVYCTAGFPKLDSTIDVIEALQENGADLIEIGMPYSDPLADGEVIQQSSSVALQNGMNIKTLFEQLAQVETNAPIILMGYMNPVLQYGFTKFCATAAEVGVDALILPDLPIYEYENEFGPIIKAFGLDFIFLVTPDTSEERIRKIDSLSTGFIYAVSSTATTGHTKDISQQESYFQRLQDMQLQNPVLVGFGIKDRSTFEAACRYTNGAIIGSAYINALSKAGDVKEETIKFLGKIFEP, encoded by the coding sequence ATGAGCCGGATCAAGGAGCTATTTCAAAAGAAACAAAAGAACATCCTGAACGTATACTGCACTGCAGGCTTTCCTAAGCTTGATAGCACAATAGATGTCATAGAAGCCCTACAGGAAAATGGTGCTGACCTTATAGAGATCGGCATGCCCTACAGCGACCCGCTGGCTGACGGTGAAGTGATACAGCAAAGCAGTTCCGTAGCACTTCAAAACGGAATGAACATAAAGACCTTGTTTGAACAACTGGCGCAGGTAGAAACGAATGCTCCTATTATCCTGATGGGCTACATGAACCCTGTACTGCAGTATGGCTTTACTAAATTTTGTGCAACCGCAGCCGAGGTAGGCGTAGATGCACTCATACTTCCTGACCTGCCTATTTATGAATACGAAAATGAGTTTGGTCCTATCATAAAAGCATTTGGTCTTGACTTCATTTTCCTGGTAACACCCGATACTTCTGAAGAGCGTATTCGTAAGATCGATTCATTGTCTACAGGATTTATTTATGCTGTGTCTTCCACTGCTACCACGGGACATACCAAAGACATTTCGCAGCAGGAATCCTATTTCCAACGCTTGCAGGATATGCAACTTCAAAATCCTGTACTGGTAGGATTTGGTATAAAAGACAGATCCACTTTTGAAGCAGCCTGCCGCTATACCAATGGCGCCATTATTGGAAGCGCCTACATCAATGCACTATCTAAAGCAGGTGATGTGAAAGAAGAAACAATAAAGTTCTTAGGGAAAATTTTCGAACCATGA
- the trpB gene encoding tryptophan synthase subunit beta, translated as MTSHKEPNNQGYFGAYGGAFIPEMLHKNVEELRSQYLDIMAEDRFQQEFQQLLADYVGRPTPLYFAERLSKQYNSNIYLKREDLCHTGAHKINNTIGQILLAIRLGKKRIIAETGAGQHGVATATVCALKGIECVVYMGEKDIERQAPNVARMRMLGATVVPATSGSRTLKDATNEAIRGWINSGHDTHYIIGSVVGPHPYPDMVARFQSVISKEMRYQLKEKTGSELPSHVIACVGGGSNAAGAFYHFIDEETVKLVAVEAAGFGINSGMSAATTQLGRAGILHGSKSLVMQTDDGQVVEPHSISAGLDYPGIGPMHAHLFETGRAQFLSVTDEEALDAAFEVAKLEGIIPALETAHAFRAVKQLSLSPNDNVIICLSGRGDKDLQTYMNAMQKQDQKH; from the coding sequence ATGACATCACATAAAGAGCCGAACAACCAGGGATATTTTGGAGCATATGGCGGTGCATTCATCCCGGAGATGTTGCACAAGAATGTAGAAGAGTTGCGCAGCCAGTATTTAGATATCATGGCCGAAGACAGGTTTCAGCAGGAGTTTCAGCAACTGCTGGCAGATTATGTTGGCAGGCCAACGCCGCTCTATTTTGCAGAACGACTGAGCAAACAGTACAACTCAAATATTTACCTGAAGCGTGAAGACCTTTGCCATACTGGTGCGCATAAGATCAACAATACGATAGGGCAGATATTACTGGCTATTCGTTTGGGTAAAAAACGAATTATAGCAGAGACCGGAGCAGGACAACATGGTGTAGCCACTGCTACTGTTTGTGCACTGAAGGGAATAGAATGCGTGGTGTACATGGGCGAAAAAGATATAGAACGCCAGGCGCCAAATGTAGCGCGCATGCGTATGTTAGGTGCTACTGTAGTGCCTGCTACCAGTGGAAGTCGTACGTTAAAAGATGCTACCAACGAAGCTATCCGCGGCTGGATCAACAGCGGGCATGATACACACTACATCATCGGCAGCGTGGTAGGACCACATCCTTATCCTGATATGGTGGCGCGTTTCCAGAGTGTCATCAGCAAAGAGATGCGTTATCAACTGAAAGAGAAGACTGGTTCCGAACTGCCTTCACATGTGATTGCTTGTGTAGGTGGTGGCAGCAATGCAGCAGGTGCATTTTATCATTTTATTGATGAAGAAACCGTAAAACTGGTAGCAGTAGAAGCCGCAGGTTTTGGTATCAACAGTGGCATGAGTGCAGCTACTACACAACTAGGCCGTGCAGGTATTTTGCATGGCAGCAAAAGCCTGGTAATGCAAACAGATGATGGACAGGTAGTGGAGCCGCATAGCATATCTGCCGGTCTTGATTATCCTGGCATTGGACCTATGCATGCACATTTGTTCGAAACGGGTCGTGCACAATTCTTAAGTGTAACAGACGAAGAAGCACTGGATGCTGCATTTGAGGTTGCCAAACTTGAAGGCATCATTCCTGCGCTTGAAACAGCACATGCTTTCAGGGCGGTAAAACAACTCTCGCTTTCACCTAATGACAATGTAATTATTTGCCTGAGCGGAAGAGGCGACAAAGACCTGCAGACTTACATGAATGCAATGCAGAAGCAGGATCAAAAACATTAA
- the trpC gene encoding indole-3-glycerol phosphate synthase TrpC, translated as MNILDRIIENKKAEVAKMKELVPVSELESFPYFKSTCNSLVTSLLVESGTGIIAEFKRKSPSKGVINDQVQIGPVVTAYDNYAAGISILTDEVFFGGTNDDVLYAREMVHVPILRKEFIIDEYQILEAKAIGASAILLIAACLSPRRVQELALFAKRNGLEVLLEIHNEEELEHISNEVDIVGVNNRNLKTFTVDINTSIELAAKIPAEKLKISESGISDVNTILLLRKHGFKGFLMGENFMKHPDPALAFGNFVHELKEREDEG; from the coding sequence ATGAACATTCTTGATAGAATAATAGAAAACAAAAAGGCAGAGGTAGCAAAAATGAAGGAACTGGTGCCGGTGAGCGAACTGGAATCCTTTCCTTATTTCAAAAGCACCTGCAATTCGCTTGTCACATCATTGTTAGTGGAAAGCGGTACAGGCATCATTGCAGAATTCAAACGCAAATCACCTTCTAAAGGAGTGATCAACGACCAGGTGCAGATAGGTCCTGTTGTTACGGCTTATGATAATTATGCAGCCGGCATTTCCATTCTCACAGACGAAGTGTTTTTTGGTGGTACTAATGACGATGTGCTGTACGCACGTGAAATGGTTCATGTGCCTATACTTCGTAAAGAATTCATCATTGACGAATACCAGATCTTAGAAGCCAAGGCTATTGGCGCAAGTGCAATACTATTGATAGCAGCATGCTTATCTCCAAGGCGTGTGCAAGAGCTGGCACTTTTTGCAAAGCGAAATGGATTAGAAGTTTTACTTGAGATACATAACGAAGAAGAGCTGGAGCACATCAGCAACGAAGTAGACATTGTAGGGGTGAACAACCGCAACCTGAAAACATTCACGGTTGACATCAATACCAGCATAGAATTAGCTGCAAAAATACCAGCAGAAAAACTGAAGATATCGGAGAGCGGCATCAGTGATGTGAACACCATCCTGTTATTGAGAAAGCATGGCTTCAAAGGATTTTTGATGGGAGAGAATTTCATGAAGCATCCTGATCCTGCACTTGCTTTTGGCAATTTTGTACATGAGCTAAAAGAACGAGAAGATGAAGGTTAA